In a genomic window of Verrucomicrobiota bacterium:
- a CDS encoding DUF21 domain-containing protein produces MNLDWTFYLFVGLCVALSFLFSGMEAGVFALSRLRIRQQMRAGNHRAALLHGYLENSENFLWTILIGNTLTTFLAFSIIVAALFDALSKQPALFLAAFLLIAFSFYALCDLLPKMLFQLFPTRLCLALAVPFRFMHLSLSPLVSLLAWFSNRLMRWTGAASFKGHLFGSRSELRMMTQESAAGLTTEERGMIARVLDLQNLPVRSIAVPLPKVIGVAQSAPARELLKLCQEHHLTRLPVWQTDGSVRRIVGVANLRSFLYSPSFDPEKSAGAYVTPALYLRDELRLDEALRRMQRSGQRLAIVLGPDQREMGVVSLQDILKVIFGEISL; encoded by the coding sequence GTGAACCTGGACTGGACATTCTACTTGTTTGTCGGGTTGTGCGTGGCCTTGTCCTTTTTGTTTTCCGGAATGGAGGCGGGAGTGTTTGCGCTCAGCCGCCTGCGGATTCGCCAGCAGATGCGGGCCGGCAACCATCGCGCGGCGCTGCTGCACGGCTATCTGGAAAACTCGGAGAATTTTCTCTGGACGATTCTCATCGGCAACACGCTCACGACGTTTCTGGCTTTCAGCATCATCGTGGCCGCGCTGTTCGACGCCTTGAGCAAGCAACCGGCCTTGTTTCTGGCGGCCTTCCTGTTGATCGCATTCTCCTTTTACGCGCTGTGTGATCTGCTGCCCAAGATGCTGTTCCAGCTTTTCCCGACGCGGCTTTGCCTGGCGCTGGCCGTGCCATTCCGGTTCATGCACTTGAGCCTGTCGCCGCTGGTTTCGCTGCTCGCCTGGTTTTCGAACCGATTGATGCGCTGGACTGGAGCCGCGAGTTTCAAGGGCCATTTGTTCGGCAGCCGGAGCGAACTGCGGATGATGACGCAGGAATCGGCCGCCGGTCTCACGACCGAAGAACGGGGCATGATTGCCCGCGTCCTGGACCTGCAGAATCTTCCGGTGCGCTCGATCGCGGTGCCGCTCCCAAAAGTGATTGGAGTTGCCCAGTCCGCTCCGGCTCGGGAGTTGCTCAAACTTTGCCAGGAACACCATCTGACGCGCCTGCCCGTCTGGCAAACGGACGGAAGCGTTCGCCGGATCGTGGGCGTGGCCAATCTGCGCAGTTTCCTTTATTCGCCGAGTTTTGACCCGGAGAAGTCCGCGGGCGCGTACGTGACGCCGGCGCTTTATCTCCGGGACGAGCTCCGGCTCGACGAAGCGCTGCGGCGGATGCAGCGCAGCGGCCAACGGCTGGCGATCGTGCTGGGGCCCGACCAGCGCGAGATGGGGGTCGTCAGCCTGCAAGACATATTGAAGGTCATTTTTGGGGAGATCAGCCTTTAG
- a CDS encoding HlyC/CorC family transporter, giving the protein MADLPIMAITGMAVFAAASAFFAVAESALFSLGKWRAQEMAERSPALGNQVVRLLNEPQDLLATIVLGNTFANAGLVGTALWLGLEGSWQIGWTIAGALLVILVPCEVIPKTLAVRDPEAWALRLVKPVAFLLTVSKPLRRVALSMNTLILRAIVPESVKPRSAMTEAEYQELIEMAYQQGALRKAEKEIILQIISLDQRTAKDVMKPRAQMACISDDLSIEDMIAAARKFKHRRLPLFDETPDTIVGILNTRTLLLDPHIDLAEAIELPSFVPETMNLLQLFKSLQRQQRGLAIVLDEFGGTAGLVTMEDILEEVVGELHGEGEAQGFIMEKLGEGRWRVHGTMRVDDFRREFPALEELPEVDTMGGLLTALLGVVPAQGETALFSGLRLTAQAADERRVRELLVEATKKA; this is encoded by the coding sequence ATGGCGGATTTGCCGATCATGGCGATCACCGGAATGGCTGTCTTTGCGGCCGCAAGCGCTTTCTTCGCCGTGGCGGAATCGGCGCTGTTCTCGCTTGGCAAATGGCGCGCCCAGGAGATGGCCGAGCGATCACCGGCGTTGGGAAACCAGGTCGTCCGCCTCCTCAACGAGCCTCAAGATTTGCTCGCGACCATCGTGCTCGGCAATACTTTCGCGAACGCCGGTTTGGTCGGGACGGCGTTGTGGCTCGGTCTGGAAGGGAGTTGGCAGATCGGCTGGACGATCGCGGGCGCGCTGCTGGTGATTCTCGTGCCGTGCGAGGTGATTCCCAAGACGCTGGCGGTCCGCGATCCGGAAGCGTGGGCCTTGCGTCTGGTGAAACCGGTGGCGTTTTTGCTGACGGTGTCGAAACCGCTCCGGCGCGTGGCGCTTTCGATGAACACGCTGATTCTTCGCGCCATCGTTCCGGAGTCGGTCAAGCCGCGCAGCGCCATGACGGAGGCGGAGTATCAGGAGTTGATCGAGATGGCCTACCAGCAAGGCGCGCTGCGCAAAGCGGAGAAAGAGATCATCCTGCAAATCATCAGCCTGGACCAGCGCACGGCCAAGGACGTGATGAAACCGCGCGCGCAAATGGCCTGCATCTCGGACGATCTCTCCATCGAGGATATGATCGCGGCGGCGCGCAAATTCAAGCACCGGCGCCTGCCGCTTTTCGACGAAACGCCGGACACGATTGTCGGCATCCTGAACACGCGCACGCTGCTGCTCGATCCGCACATCGACCTGGCGGAGGCCATCGAGCTGCCGTCGTTTGTGCCGGAGACGATGAACTTGCTGCAGTTGTTCAAGAGCTTGCAGCGCCAGCAGCGCGGCCTGGCGATTGTGCTGGATGAATTCGGCGGCACGGCCGGGTTGGTAACGATGGAGGATATTCTGGAAGAAGTCGTCGGCGAACTGCACGGCGAAGGCGAAGCCCAGGGCTTCATCATGGAGAAGCTGGGAGAAGGCCGCTGGCGCGTTCACGGCACGATGCGGGTGGACGATTTCCGCCGCGAATTTCCGGCGCTGGAGGAATTGCCGGAGGTGGACACGATGGGCGGGTTGCTCACCGCGTTGCTGGGCGTGGTCCCGGCCCAGGGCGAAACCGCGCTGTTTTCCGGTTTGCGCCTCACGGCCCAGGCCGCGGACGAGCGGCGCGTGCGGGAATTGCTGGTGGAGGCGACGAAGAAGGCGTGA
- a CDS encoding glycosyltransferase — protein MTSNPQNQQKSERAPLRRLDILLATLTGPVSSTAFYEKALRKRHRVVTFGPYRDAKFWKDWGEGLKGHAFYRAGSAEHWEDVCTRLAKPCDIVTQPGMVDLRELKKQLPKDFQPEVFIWMDTHEWNLPFYMEALNCPSVAVFGDTHLHMLGNWDVWLSYAKVFDFVFVTFNKPHVRHFVEAGCRRVFWSPAACDAEAHGKIPSDKIYPVSFVGGTSTLHTDRVELLRFLLQQGIDLHVDSRVLQDMALIFSRSKIVLNTTIADDLNMRVFEALASGSLVLTNRLSRESGLEELFVDRKHLVLYDRDNVLELIRYYLSHDEERGRIAAAGYAEALGKHTYEHRVEQILETVWQHL, from the coding sequence GTGACGAGCAATCCTCAGAACCAGCAAAAGTCCGAGCGCGCTCCGCTCCGCCGGCTCGATATCTTGCTGGCGACGCTCACGGGGCCGGTGTCTTCCACGGCTTTTTACGAAAAGGCCTTGCGCAAACGGCACCGCGTCGTGACGTTCGGTCCGTACCGTGACGCCAAGTTTTGGAAGGACTGGGGCGAAGGATTGAAGGGCCACGCCTTTTACAGAGCGGGATCGGCCGAACACTGGGAGGACGTATGCACGCGGCTCGCCAAACCCTGCGACATCGTCACGCAGCCGGGCATGGTCGATCTGCGCGAATTGAAGAAACAGTTGCCCAAGGATTTTCAGCCCGAGGTTTTCATCTGGATGGATACGCACGAGTGGAACTTGCCCTTCTACATGGAGGCGCTGAATTGTCCGAGTGTCGCCGTGTTTGGCGACACGCATCTGCACATGCTCGGCAACTGGGACGTGTGGCTGTCGTACGCCAAAGTGTTCGATTTTGTGTTTGTGACTTTCAACAAACCGCACGTCCGGCATTTTGTCGAAGCCGGATGCCGCCGTGTGTTCTGGTCGCCAGCCGCGTGTGACGCCGAGGCTCACGGCAAGATTCCATCCGATAAGATTTACCCGGTGAGTTTCGTCGGCGGCACGTCCACGCTCCACACGGATCGAGTCGAACTCTTGCGCTTTCTTCTCCAGCAGGGGATTGACCTGCACGTCGATTCCAGAGTGCTTCAGGACATGGCGCTGATTTTCAGCCGCTCGAAAATTGTTTTGAACACCACGATTGCGGACGACCTGAACATGCGCGTGTTTGAAGCGCTGGCTTCCGGCAGCCTCGTGTTGACGAATCGCCTGAGCCGCGAATCGGGGTTGGAAGAACTCTTCGTGGATCGAAAGCACCTCGTCCTGTACGACCGGGACAACGTGTTGGAACTGATTCGTTACTATCTGAGCCACGACGAAGAAAGAGGACGCATCGCCGCCGCCGGCTATGCCGAGGCGCTCGGCAAGCACACTTATGAACACCGGGTGGAACAAATCCTCGAAACAGTGTGGCAGCACCTTTGA
- the rsmI gene encoding 16S rRNA (cytidine(1402)-2'-O)-methyltransferase — protein sequence MSASGLPELRAGTLYLVATPIGNLEDITLRALRTLKECAVVAAEDTRRTAQLLKHYEISKPLLSYFKFNEAKRSEEIIERLRRGEKVALVTDAGSPGISDPGGRVVRAAVEAGLRVEAVPGPCALVAALTASGLPTDEFHFIGFLPHKSGQRRKTLERLKDLSATLVLYESPHRIGKLLAELAEIFPDRPVVLARELTKKFEEYLRGSPAELLAVAQARSLKGEFVVLIGPANPDSPAQSIA from the coding sequence ATGAGCGCGTCCGGTTTGCCAGAACTCCGCGCCGGGACGTTGTATCTCGTGGCCACGCCGATTGGCAATCTGGAGGACATCACCCTCCGGGCGCTGCGCACGTTGAAAGAGTGCGCCGTGGTCGCGGCCGAGGACACTCGGCGCACGGCCCAGTTGCTGAAACATTATGAGATCTCCAAACCGCTCCTCAGCTACTTCAAGTTCAATGAAGCCAAGCGCAGCGAGGAAATCATCGAACGGCTGCGGCGCGGAGAAAAGGTGGCGTTGGTGACGGACGCTGGGAGCCCCGGCATCAGCGACCCCGGCGGACGCGTCGTCCGCGCCGCCGTGGAGGCGGGCCTTCGAGTCGAAGCTGTGCCCGGCCCGTGCGCGCTCGTTGCGGCCCTGACCGCAAGTGGTTTGCCGACGGATGAGTTTCATTTCATTGGCTTTCTCCCGCACAAGTCCGGCCAGCGGAGGAAGACGTTGGAACGGCTGAAGGATTTGAGCGCGACTCTCGTTTTGTATGAGTCTCCGCATCGGATCGGGAAGTTGCTGGCGGAATTAGCGGAAATTTTTCCGGATCGTCCGGTGGTTCTGGCGAGAGAGCTGACGAAGAAATTCGAGGAGTACCTTCGCGGTTCACCGGCGGAACTTCTGGCGGTTGCCCAGGCGCGTTCTCTCAAGGGCGAATTCGTGGTTTTGATTGGACCTGCCAACCCGGATTCGCCGGCGCAAAGCATCGCGTGA